One genomic window of Quercus robur chromosome 6, dhQueRobu3.1, whole genome shotgun sequence includes the following:
- the LOC126689883 gene encoding uncharacterized protein LOC126689883, with protein sequence MDEADDKVHLMTFKAGLKSRDFVASLAKNPPKTMAKALLKAQKYMNAEEALAVIDRAEKSKEKKKEKEDDRQGQKRDRVDRRNDEGNRRREDKNPHPTKFTPLVMPIDQILTEIKDEPSLKWPRPLHSAPSLRDKRKYCRFHKDHGHYTEDCRDMKEQIEELICNGKLQQYVKKGDSGRYDQKSQQGGSRKDEDRPLPRPQNALGEIKTIARGPTMGGSFKSLRKSY encoded by the coding sequence ATGGACGAGGCGGATGACAAGGTACATCTCATGACCTTCAAAGCAGGGTTGAAATCCAGAGATTTCGTGGCATCCTTGGCAAAGAACCCCCCCAAGACAATGGCCAAGGCATTGTTGAAAGCacaaaagtatatgaacgcGGAAGAAGCTCTAGCAGTCATTGACAGAGCAGAAAAGAgtaaggaaaagaagaaggaaaaggaggacGATCGACAAGGACAAAAAAGAGACCGGGTTGATCGACGGAATGACGAAGGTAATAGGCGAAGGGAGGACAAGAACCCTCATCCAACGAAATTCACACCGTTGGTGATGCCCATTGACCAGATTCTAACGGAGATAAAGGACGAACCGTCTCTCAAGTGGCCAAGACCACTCCATTCAGCGCCTAGTTTGCGCGATAAGAGGAAATACTGCCGTTTTCACAAAGACCATGGGCATTACACAGAGGATTGCAGGGATATGAAGGAGCAAATTGAAGAGCTCATTTGTAATGGGAAACTACAACAGTATGTAAAAAAGGGAGATTCTGGCAGGTACGACCAGAAAAGCCAGCAAGGCGGTTCTAGGAAAGACGAAGACCGCCCCCTACCTCGTCCACAAAACGCATTGGGGGAGATAAAGACCATCGCTAGGGGACCAACCATGGGGGGATCATTCAAATCCCTCAGGAAGTCATACTAA